Proteins found in one Amphiprion ocellaris isolate individual 3 ecotype Okinawa chromosome 22, ASM2253959v1, whole genome shotgun sequence genomic segment:
- the slc51a gene encoding organic solute transporter subunit alpha gives MNNGSNRTVHPGCTGQPPLAMDIILNLDIFGIILYSVLTFMAVVSMLVFIEECIYIYKKVPAHKKSIIIWVNGAAPMIGSMSCLGMWIPRATMFTDMFSACYFAIVVFKFLILMLEEVGGDEVFLKRGQKHKLKISTGPCCCCCLCLPHVAITRRSLFLLKLGAFQFALLKAIFTMLSIVLYTNGTFDLSDLSITGAAIWINPFVGILTIIALWPIAITFMHLRVALRSLKIIPKYAMYQLVLILSQLQTAIINILALNGTIACTPPFSAPARGYMMSQQLLILEMFIITLVTRLLYRRQYDPLPRDEEDADNENTKMVALPESA, from the exons ATGAATAATGGATCCAACCGAACTGTGCACCCGGGCTGCACTGGCCAGCCTCCTTTGGCCATGGACATCATCCTCA atttggacatttttggcaTCATCCTGTACTCTGTCCTCACTTTCATGGCAGTGGTGTCCatgctggtgttcatagaggaaTGCATCTACATCTACAAGAAAGTACCTGCCCACAAGAAGAGTATAATCATCTGGGTGAATGGTGCAGCACCG ATGATTGGCTCCATGTCGTGTCTGGGAATGTGGATCCCCAGAGCCACCATGTTTACTGACATGTTCTCTGCCTG CTACTTTGCCATCGTGGTGTTTAAGTTCCTCATCCTGATGTTGGAGGAGGTGGGTGGCGACGAGGTGTTCCTGAAACGAGGACAGAAGCATAAGCTGAAGATCAGCACGGGGccttgttgctgctgctgcctctgcctGCCGCATGTGGCCATCACACG ACGCTCCCTCTTCCTGCTCAAACTTGGTGCCTTCCAGTTTGCTCTCCTGAAGGCCATCTTCACCATGCTTTCCATTGTCCTCTATACCAACGGGACCTTTGACCTGAGTGAT ttgaGCATTACCGGAGCTGCAATATGGATCAACCCATTTGTGGGTATCTTGACAATCATAGCTCTGTGGCCTATAGCGATCACGTTCATGCACTTAAGGGTTGCCCTGCGATCACTCAAGATCATCCCCAAGTATGCCATGTATCAG CTGGTGCTGATCCTGAGCCAGCTGCAAACTGCTATTATCAACATCTTGGCTTTGAATGGAACCATCGCTTGCACTCCTCCTTTTTCTGCTCCAGCCAGAGGATACA TGATGAGTCAGCAGCTGCTGATCCTGGAGATGTTCATCATCACGTTAGTAACACGGCTGCTGTATCGACGACAGTACGATCCTTTACCCAGAGACGAAGAAGACGCTGACAATGAAAACACCAAGATGGTTGCTTTACCAGAGTCTGCATGA